Proteins co-encoded in one Papaver somniferum cultivar HN1 chromosome 5, ASM357369v1, whole genome shotgun sequence genomic window:
- the LOC113280644 gene encoding uncharacterized protein LOC113280644, which translates to MSSLKSRIVKLISEGGLRISGNKWNQSYDLHIIAVFHLGIRSSRFQNIIECHWLPPDPDFTMFCCDGSSLGNPGAAGFGVVVRNHHCQVLGTITGGIGIASNYIAEVYAVISALELAIEWDKQNALIVSDSKTVANDFAQGKVPWFIRSRWKNAVKKLSQIRYKHCYREVNFPADGIAKKGALLAPGERQICIGRPSHLVRVEIPDFPLFF; encoded by the exons ATGTCAAGCCTCAAGAGCAGAATTGTGAAGCTGATTTCTGAAGGAGGCTTAAGAATTTCTGGTAATAAATGGAATCAAAGTTATGACTTGCACATTATTGCAGTTTTCCATTTGGGCATCAGGAGTTCCAGATTTCAGAATATCATTGAATGTCATTGGTTACCTCCGGATCCTGATTTTACCATGTTTTGTTGTGATGGCTCTTCCTTGGGAAATCCTGGTGCTGCAGGTTTTGGTGTAGTTGTCAGAAATCATCATTGTCAGGTCCTTGGGACTATAACAGGGGGAATTGGTATTGCTTCTAATTACATAGCAGAGGTTTATGCAGTTATAAGTGCTCTGGAGTTAGCAATTGAGTGGGATAAACAGAATGCTTTGATTGTCTCTGATTCAAAAACAGTAGCAAATGACTTTGCTCAAGGGAAAGTGCCATGGTTTATCAGGAGTAGATGGAAAAATGCAGTGAAGAAGTTATCTCAAATTAGATATAAGCATTGCTACAGAGAAGTGAATTTTCCTGCAGATGGAATTGCTAAAAAGGGTGCATTGCTGGCTCCAGGTGAAAGGCAGATTTGCATTGGTAGACCTTCTCATCTTGTTAGAGTTGAAATTCCTGAT TTTCCTCTTTTCTTTTAA